The following proteins are encoded in a genomic region of Nocardioides renjunii:
- a CDS encoding ABC transporter permease subunit → MTATTVPTAATTEAAPARRTSPPVPTTRLVTVELRKMFDTRSGFWMLVSIGVLSVVATGAVIVFAPDSSVTYESFAAAIGLPMSVILPMIAILAVTSEWSQRSGLTTFTLVPSRGRVVGAKAIATVVVGLGSMVVAFAVGAVGNVVGSALAGVDTVWDVSLAAAPQIVLANLVGMAIGFTLGVVLRASAAAIVAYFVVSLVLPGVLELLALVREWFLDLQPWIDWNYTQLGLFEGATNTGEEWAMLASTTTIWIVVPLVVGLLTLRRSEVT, encoded by the coding sequence ATGACCGCCACGACCGTCCCGACAGCCGCCACTACGGAGGCCGCGCCGGCGCGCCGGACCTCCCCTCCCGTCCCCACCACCCGGCTGGTCACGGTCGAGCTGCGCAAGATGTTCGACACCCGCTCGGGGTTCTGGATGCTCGTCAGCATCGGCGTCCTGTCGGTCGTCGCCACGGGGGCGGTCATCGTCTTCGCCCCCGACAGCTCCGTCACCTACGAGAGCTTCGCGGCGGCGATCGGCCTCCCGATGTCGGTGATCCTGCCGATGATCGCGATCCTCGCCGTCACGAGCGAGTGGAGCCAGCGCAGCGGGCTCACCACGTTCACGCTGGTCCCGAGCCGAGGACGGGTGGTCGGCGCCAAGGCGATCGCGACCGTCGTGGTGGGCCTGGGCTCGATGGTCGTCGCCTTCGCGGTGGGGGCCGTCGGCAACGTCGTCGGCTCCGCGCTCGCCGGCGTGGACACCGTCTGGGACGTGTCGCTCGCCGCCGCGCCGCAGATCGTGCTCGCCAACCTGGTGGGCATGGCGATCGGCTTCACGCTCGGCGTGGTGCTGCGGGCCTCTGCCGCAGCGATCGTCGCCTACTTCGTGGTCTCGCTCGTGCTGCCCGGCGTCCTCGAGCTGCTCGCCCTCGTGCGGGAGTGGTTCCTCGACCTGCAGCCGTGGATCGACTGGAACTACACGCAGCTGGGGCTCTTCGAGGGCGCCACGAACACCGGTGAGGAGTGGGCGATGCTCGCCTCGACCACCACGATCTGGATCGTGGTCCCCCTCGTCGTCGGGCTGCTCACCCTGCGCCGCTCGGAGGTCACGTAG
- a CDS encoding ABC transporter ATP-binding protein, which yields MITVESLTRRYAGFTAVDDVSFTARPGRVTGFLGPNGAGKSTTMRVMVGLTAPTSGSATIDGVRFADLPNPGREVGVLLDASAQHAGRTGREILTIAADTMGLPRARVEEMVRLVGLTPTEAGRRVRDYSLGMRQRLGIATALLGDPRVLILDEPANGLDPAGIRWMRDLLTGFASRGGTVLLSSHLLHEIEVIADDLVVIGDGRIVAAGTKDELLAAAGTLARATSPRDLAHALEQAGIPSTVAGDGSVRTDADPAQVGAVALTAGVALTELRSAEGAGLEDMFLSLTAATQREGAAA from the coding sequence ATGATCACAGTCGAGTCACTGACCCGGAGGTACGCCGGCTTCACCGCCGTCGACGACGTCTCCTTCACCGCCCGGCCCGGCCGCGTGACCGGTTTCCTCGGTCCCAACGGCGCCGGCAAGTCCACCACGATGCGCGTCATGGTCGGTCTCACCGCCCCGACGTCCGGCTCGGCCACCATCGACGGCGTCCGGTTCGCCGACCTCCCCAACCCCGGTCGCGAGGTCGGCGTCCTCCTCGACGCCTCGGCCCAGCACGCCGGCCGCACCGGACGCGAGATCCTCACCATCGCCGCCGACACCATGGGCCTGCCACGCGCCCGGGTCGAGGAGATGGTGCGGCTGGTGGGTCTCACCCCCACCGAGGCCGGGCGCCGCGTGCGCGACTACTCGCTCGGGATGCGTCAGCGCCTCGGCATCGCCACCGCGCTGCTCGGCGACCCGAGGGTGCTGATCCTCGACGAGCCCGCCAACGGGCTCGACCCCGCGGGGATCCGGTGGATGCGCGACCTGCTCACGGGGTTCGCCAGCCGGGGCGGCACGGTGCTGTTGTCCTCGCACCTGCTCCACGAGATCGAGGTCATCGCCGACGACCTGGTGGTGATCGGCGACGGCAGGATCGTCGCGGCCGGCACCAAGGACGAGCTGCTCGCCGCCGCCGGGACGCTCGCCCGTGCGACGTCACCGCGCGACCTCGCCCACGCGCTCGAGCAGGCCGGGATCCCCAGCACCGTCGCCGGCGACGGCTCGGTCCGCACGGATGCCGACCCAGCCCAGGTCGGAGCCGTCGCCCTGACCGCCGGCGTCGCCCTCACCGAGCTCCGCTCGGCCGAGGGCGCCGGGCTCGAGGACATGTTCCTGTCACTCACTGCCGCCACCCAACGCGAAGGAGCTGCGGCATGA